In Oryzias melastigma strain HK-1 linkage group LG10, ASM292280v2, whole genome shotgun sequence, a single window of DNA contains:
- the LOC112137885 gene encoding tectonic-1 isoform X2, protein MAALLFFLLDYFCFFLLIVSVNSKENSTSNYFNSTAWEDLNFTSETTFVASTEPTVFSSTTRSSSGTELPPLPAEPLPVSGRLPTPVTAVDSLCPCDELADVCDSNCCCDADCQQEVALFTSCSVTAVSDSKQLCSRDVASYALRTRVDGFSELLTSVQKETNYDVFCIQSYNHIDGLSLPPPALPTDRNFQSLFQQFSSFMFGPQSNDQELPAEVQSSPGYQFGDVLRTADLSGGRGVFYLPAAGVTAACVDQSPAAFLKDQQSRCSRRVILESDCSSLPALSVDSYSNILLLNGKNPDAAVLPVGVSSVVLQSTEGTQSELTVGTGDDLRPVLLSNGVCARVVLKVVYVIRYGATGELVNASVSLVLGFIRDASVLLQQDFRVTFVQDGGELALHFSGNPGYVVGLPLLSGSKTTEGISRSVELRDALSLLHGGEEEQDCLRGPHRRSPVLFGLNSVSGCSLRLEDTTNCSLVSQQLLEVLRGPNYPQYVASFGNSPLNNQLDWISVQSGFSPVV, encoded by the exons ATGGCGGCGCTTCTGTTCTTCTTGTtggattatttctgttttttccttttgattgtttctgtaaattcaaaagaaaattcaacGAGTAATTATTTTAACTCGACAGCGTGGGAGGACTTGAACTTTACATCTGAAACGACTTTTGTTGCATCTACGGAGCCGACGGTGTTTAGCTCAACAACCCGGAGCTCCAGCGGTACGGAGCTGCCGCCTCTGCCCGCCGAGCCCCTGCCTGTCTCCGGCCGCCTTCCCACGCCGGTGACCGCTG TCGACAGCCTGTGTCCCTGTGACGAGCTCGCCGACGTGTGCGACAGCAACTGCTGCTGTGATGCTGACTGTCAGCAGGAGGTGGCGCTGTTCACCAGCTGCTCAGTCACTGCAGTGAG tGACAGCAAGCAACTGTGCAGCCGCGACGTGGCGAGCTACGCTTTGAGAACCAGAGTCGACGGTTTTTCAGAGCTGCTCACGTCCGTCCAAAAAGAGACGAACTACGACGTCTTCTGCATCCAATCATACAACC ACATAGACGGGTTGTCTCTTCCTCCGCCGGCTCTTCCCACCGACAGAAACTTCCAGAGTCTCTTCCAGCAGTTCAGCAGCTTCATGTTCGGCCCACAGAGCAACGACCAGGAGCTTCCAGCTGAAGTCCAGAGCTCACCGGGATACCAG TTTGGAGACGTTCTGAGGACTGCAGACCTGagcggggggaggggggtgtttTACCTGCCTGCTGCAGGTGTCACTGCTGCCTGTGTGGACCAGAGTCCAGCAG cgTTCCTGAAGGATCAGCAGAGCCGGTGTTCCCGGCGTGTGATCCTGGAGTCGGATTGCAGCTCCCTGCCTGCTCTCAGCGTGGATTCCTACTCCAACATCCTGCTGCTTAAC GGGAAGAATCCAGACGCAGCG GTGCTTCCTGTGGGCGTGTCCTCTGTGGTTCTTCAGTCCACAGAAGGAACTCAGTCTGAGCTGACGGTCGGCACCGGAGACGACCTGCGCCCTGTTCTCCTCAGCAACGGCGTCTGCGCTCGTGTGGTGCTGAAG GTGGTTTACGTGATCCGATATGGCGCGACGGGCGAGCTGGTCAACGCCTCCGTGTCTCTGGTGCTCGGATTCATTCGTGATGCTTCggtcctgctgcagcaggactTCCGGGTCACCTTTGTCCAG GACGGCGGTGAGCTGGCTCTTCACTTCAGCGGAAATCCCGGTTATGTGGTCGGACTTCCTCTCCTGTCTGGATCAAAAACCACAGA AGGGATCAGCCGGAGCGTGGAGCTCCGAGACGCTCTGTCTCTGCTGCACGGTGGCGAGGAGGAGCAGGACTGTCTGCGAGGTCCTCACCGCCGCTCCCCGGTCCTCTTTGGTCTGAACTCCGTGTCCGGATGCTCGTTGAG GCTGGAGGACACGACCAACTGCTCACTGgtcagtcagcagctcctggagGTCCTCCGAGGACCAAACTACCCGCAGTACGTGGCGTCCTTCGGAAACTCCCCGCTGAACAACCAGCTGGACTGGATCTCCGTCCAGAGCGGCTTCAGTCCTGTG GTTTGA
- the LOC112137885 gene encoding tectonic-1 isoform X1, with product MAALLFFLLDYFCFFLLIVSVNSKENSTSNYFNSTAWEDLNFTSETTFVASTEPTVFSSTTRSSSGTELPPLPAEPLPVSGRLPTPVTAVDSLCPCDELADVCDSNCCCDADCQQEVALFTSCSVTAVSDSKQLCSRDVASYALRTRVDGFSELLTSVQKETNYDVFCIQSYNHIDGLSLPPPALPTDRNFQSLFQQFSSFMFGPQSNDQELPAEVQSSPGYQFGDVLRTADLSGGRGVFYLPAAGVTAACVDQSPAAFLKDQQSRCSRRVILESDCSSLPALSVDSYSNILLLNGKNPDAAVLPVGVSSVVLQSTEGTQSELTVGTGDDLRPVLLSNGVCARVVLKVVYVIRYGATGELVNASVSLVLGFIRDASVLLQQDFRVTFVQDGGELALHFSGNPGYVVGLPLLSGSKTTEGISRSVELRDALSLLHGGEEEQDCLRGPHRRSPVLFGLNSVSGCSLRLEDTTNCSLVSQQLLEVLRGPNYPQYVASFGNSPLNNQLDWISVQSGFSPVGEQGCSVPLSLHLEIQWTKYGSLENPQAQIVSITEIIQTNSSSLPLLTAGGSSLPVRSSVAFIPVSADALPGYRATPTINAKLPFDFFFPFV from the exons ATGGCGGCGCTTCTGTTCTTCTTGTtggattatttctgttttttccttttgattgtttctgtaaattcaaaagaaaattcaacGAGTAATTATTTTAACTCGACAGCGTGGGAGGACTTGAACTTTACATCTGAAACGACTTTTGTTGCATCTACGGAGCCGACGGTGTTTAGCTCAACAACCCGGAGCTCCAGCGGTACGGAGCTGCCGCCTCTGCCCGCCGAGCCCCTGCCTGTCTCCGGCCGCCTTCCCACGCCGGTGACCGCTG TCGACAGCCTGTGTCCCTGTGACGAGCTCGCCGACGTGTGCGACAGCAACTGCTGCTGTGATGCTGACTGTCAGCAGGAGGTGGCGCTGTTCACCAGCTGCTCAGTCACTGCAGTGAG tGACAGCAAGCAACTGTGCAGCCGCGACGTGGCGAGCTACGCTTTGAGAACCAGAGTCGACGGTTTTTCAGAGCTGCTCACGTCCGTCCAAAAAGAGACGAACTACGACGTCTTCTGCATCCAATCATACAACC ACATAGACGGGTTGTCTCTTCCTCCGCCGGCTCTTCCCACCGACAGAAACTTCCAGAGTCTCTTCCAGCAGTTCAGCAGCTTCATGTTCGGCCCACAGAGCAACGACCAGGAGCTTCCAGCTGAAGTCCAGAGCTCACCGGGATACCAG TTTGGAGACGTTCTGAGGACTGCAGACCTGagcggggggaggggggtgtttTACCTGCCTGCTGCAGGTGTCACTGCTGCCTGTGTGGACCAGAGTCCAGCAG cgTTCCTGAAGGATCAGCAGAGCCGGTGTTCCCGGCGTGTGATCCTGGAGTCGGATTGCAGCTCCCTGCCTGCTCTCAGCGTGGATTCCTACTCCAACATCCTGCTGCTTAAC GGGAAGAATCCAGACGCAGCG GTGCTTCCTGTGGGCGTGTCCTCTGTGGTTCTTCAGTCCACAGAAGGAACTCAGTCTGAGCTGACGGTCGGCACCGGAGACGACCTGCGCCCTGTTCTCCTCAGCAACGGCGTCTGCGCTCGTGTGGTGCTGAAG GTGGTTTACGTGATCCGATATGGCGCGACGGGCGAGCTGGTCAACGCCTCCGTGTCTCTGGTGCTCGGATTCATTCGTGATGCTTCggtcctgctgcagcaggactTCCGGGTCACCTTTGTCCAG GACGGCGGTGAGCTGGCTCTTCACTTCAGCGGAAATCCCGGTTATGTGGTCGGACTTCCTCTCCTGTCTGGATCAAAAACCACAGA AGGGATCAGCCGGAGCGTGGAGCTCCGAGACGCTCTGTCTCTGCTGCACGGTGGCGAGGAGGAGCAGGACTGTCTGCGAGGTCCTCACCGCCGCTCCCCGGTCCTCTTTGGTCTGAACTCCGTGTCCGGATGCTCGTTGAG GCTGGAGGACACGACCAACTGCTCACTGgtcagtcagcagctcctggagGTCCTCCGAGGACCAAACTACCCGCAGTACGTGGCGTCCTTCGGAAACTCCCCGCTGAACAACCAGCTGGACTGGATCTCCGTCCAGAGCGGCTTCAGTCCTGTG GGGGAGCAAGGCTGCAGCGTCCCACTCTCACTCCATCTAGAAATCCAGTGGACCAAGTACGGGTCCCTGGAGAACCCCCAGGCCCAGATTGTGAGCATCACGGAGATCATCCAGACCAACAGCAGCAGCTTG CCTTTACTGACTGCAGGCGGCAGCAGTTTGCCGGTCCGAAGCTCCGTGGCCTTCATCCCCGTTTCTGCAGACGCTCTTCCTGGATACAGAGCCACGCCCACCATCAACGCCAAACTGCCCTTCGACTTCTTCTTCCCTTTTGTATGA
- the LOC112137830 gene encoding snRNA-activating protein complex subunit 1 translates to MPRVHPIYSDFFYEPLTEDVEALLGRFQQTDSVRFEVFSALWRDLSFSDVFWGLSPDSSEARRFCRLALATAVRFFLPPYSYQIRTGGLYLMFAFFHTQPASPPLRIRLALKDWAHVEVFLQESRRAQHYDVVYVYEKLAAEKAFQYTAMPHFLCFQRQMQMKKNPECLEFLKRTTAVQDLMSADLLDEVRNIQTHYEKLKADTVQVSSQATMTLPDFHQRLQTCMSEFLTWQEETFPSKTHKNSKDDEDSPEEEEEEEEEKEKESSRRARLLSSIKQKSYSSFQKAPRSRRHRNAAIPDQPSSGSEQVQGAATSQSKKAPSLRARTWMSLGKGEKDSKSHPWLLSIPEQLKEMSMKRFRRTTPFRM, encoded by the coding sequence ATGCCGCGAGTTCATCCGATTTACTCCGACTTTTTCTACGAGCCGCTGACCGAGGACGTGGAGGCGCTGCTGGGCCGGTTCCAGCAGACGGACTCGGTTCGGTTCGAGGTCTTCTCCGCCCTCTGGAGGGACTTGAGCTTCTCGGACGTCTTCTGGGGACTCAGCCCGGACAGCAGCGAGGCCCGGAGGTTCTGCAGACTGGCTCTGGCCACCGCCGTCCGCTTCTTCCTGCCTCCCTACAGCTACCAGATCCGAACCGGCGGGCTGTACCTGATGTTCGCCTTCTTCCACACGCAGCCCGCCTCTCCTCCTCTGAGGATCCGGCTGGCCCTGAAGGACTGGGCTCACGTGGAGGTTTTCCTCCAAGAGTCCAGGAGGGCGCAGCACTATGACGTGGTGTACGTGTATGAGAAGCTggcagcagagaaggccttccAGTACACCGCCATGCCCCACTTCCTCTGCTTCCAGAGGCAGATGCAGATGAAGAAGAACCCAGAGTGTCTGGAGTTCCTGAAGAGGACCACGGCCGTGCAGGACCTCATGTCTGCAGACCTCCTGGATGAAGTGAGGAACATCCAGACCCACTATGAGAAGCTGAAAGCAGACACCGTGCAGGTGAGCAGCCAGGCCACCATGACCCTGCCAGACTTCCACCAGCGTCTGCAGACGTGCATGTCCGAGTTCCTCACCTGGCAGGAGGAGACGTTCCCGTCCAAGACCCACAAGAACTCCAAAGACGATGAAGACTcacctgaggaggaggaggaggaggaggaggagaaggagaaggagtCCTCCAGAAGAGCCAGACTGCTGTCCTCCATCAAGCAGAAGAGCTACAGCAGCTTCCAGAAGGCGCCGAGGTCCAGGAGACACCGGAACGCCGCGATCCCGGACCAGCCCAGCTCCGGTTCCGAGCAGGTTCAGGGGGCAGCTACTTCCCAGAGCAAGAAAGCTCCTTCTCTGCGTGCCAGAACCTGGATGAGCCTGGGGAAGGGGGAGAAGGACAGCAAGTCCCACCCCTGGCTCCTGAGCATTCCCGAGCAGCTGAAGGAGATGTCGATGAAGAGGTTCCGCCGGACCACGCCGTTCCGGATGTGA
- the arl9 gene encoding ADP-ribosylation factor-like protein 9 — protein sequence MIGVKEVGVFGASVVLAGGVAYLIWNHAPFFRQTNPPSPTEERVENNKEEEQEKGGQELVEEETVTAVKTENTSTSRSAVTGTQVLVLGLEGSGKTSLLHCFSGSSLDKDTEPTKGFNAVSISKDDLHIEFLEIGGNEDLRPYWQRYLSKALLLVFVVDSSNPQLFPLAKKHLDELLSRHSSLPLMVLANKQDLPGSCSITDLHEALCLSEVGDRSLFLIGTYVKKGDVELSSGVQDAREMILQVVCDSR from the exons ATGATCGGTGTGAAGGAAGTTGGGGTGTTCGGCGCCTCCGTTGTTTTGGCGGGGGGAGTCGCCTACCTAATCTGGAACCACGCACCGTTCTTCAGGCAGACGAACCCGCCTTCACCGACCGAAGAAAGAGTAGAAAATAACAAAGAAGAAGAGCAGGAAAAAGGAGGACAAGAGCTCGTAGAAGAAGAAACGGTGACTGCGGTTAAAACTGAGAACACATCCACG AGCCGGTCTGCGGTGACTGGGactcaggttctggttctgggtcTGGAGGGATCCGGAAAGACGAGCTTGCTGCACTGTTTCTCCGGCAGCAGCTTGGATAAGGACACGGAGCCGACGAAAGGATTCAACGCCGTCTCCATCAGCAAAGACGACCTGCACATCGAGTTTCTGGAAA TTGGAGGTAATGAAGACCTGCGGCCGTACTGGCAGAGGTACCTGTCCAAAGCCCTGCTCCTGGTGTTTGTGGTCGACTCCTCCAACCCTCAGCTGTTTCCGCTGGCGAAGAAGCATTTAGACGAGCTGCTGAGTCGTCACTCCAGTCTGCCTCTGATGGTTCTGGCCAACAAGCAG GATCTTCCAGGTTCCTGCAGCATCACGGATCTCCACGAGGCCCTCTGCCTGTCTGAGGTTGGAGACCGCAGCCTCTTCCTCATCGGTACCTACGTGAAGAAGGGCGACGTGGAGCTGAGCTCCGGCGTTCAGGACGCGCGGGAAATGATCCTCCAGGTGGTCTGTGACAGCAGATGA